The following coding sequences lie in one Arachis stenosperma cultivar V10309 chromosome 5, arast.V10309.gnm1.PFL2, whole genome shotgun sequence genomic window:
- the LOC130983309 gene encoding glutamate receptor 3.6-like isoform X1, producing MLKVWFLVFIVLSHGFSSTGQDMHNSTVPDVVNIGALFNYNTTFGRTVKIAIRAALEELNANPSILGKTHLNVILQEDSKYRGFLSISEVLQVATKHTVAIIGPQSAVTAHVISHIANELQVPLLSFSALDPTLSSLQFPFFIRTSHSDLYVMTAIADFVDYYGWKDVIAFYVDDDSGRNGIEALGDKLAEKRCRISYKAPMSPEPTDEEITNVLVQVALAESRVIVVHVNIFLGRKVFDIAKSLGMMGSGYVWLATTFLSGILEMNTPFPAGFTNNIQGVITFRVYTPDSELKRRFASKWKNLTQGETANDPLGLSALGLYAYDTVYALAHALDAFFKQGNRITFSKDPKLSLLHGDNLGLDTLNIFNEGNLLRRSIYEVNMTGVTGTFRYTSDRDLVNPSYEIMNVVGTGFRSIGYWSNYSGLSVDPPEALSSKPANNSRAGKMLRPVIWPGDTTKKPRGWVFPNNGRLLKIGVPKSISYHEFVSQVPGTDTFEGFCIEVFLAAVNLLPYAVPYKFIPFGDDHSNPSATELVRLITTGEFDGAVGDITITTERTKMVDFTQPYIESGLVVVAPVKKTDSNAWAFLAPFTPMMWAVTAIFFLFVGAVVWILEHRVNDDFRGPPKQQIVTTLWFSFSTMFFSQKENTVSTLGRFVLIIWLFVVLIVNSSYTASLTSILTVQQLSSPIKGIESLVNGKDPIGYTQGSFAKNYLIEEIGINESRLVALNTPEEAANALKKGPHDGGICAYIDERAYMELFLSTRCDFTVIGQEFTRDGWGFAFPRDSPLAIDLSTAILEMAESGDLQRIHDKWLLRSACLSQGTKLEVERLNLKSFWGLYLICGFACFLALFIYLIQIVRQYIKHSSEEVHPADQSTSSSGSSRLRSFLSFVDEKEEKVKHRSKRRQTEMISCRSSIVGSSISFSSNKDYAHSSPHKSDGGSEA from the exons ATGCTTAAAGTTTGGTTCTTGGTGTTCATTGTTCTCTCCCATGGGTTCTCATCAACTGGGCAAGACATGCACAATTCCACAGTACCTGATGTTGTAAATATTGGGGCTCTCTTCAATTACAATACCACTTTTGGTAGAACTGTAAAAATTGCGATAAGAGCAGCACTCGAAGAACTGAATGCTAATCCATCTATTCTTGGTAAAACACACTTGAATGTCATACTACAAGAAGATTCTAAATACAGAGGttttctgagcatttctgagg TTTTGCAGGTTGCAACAAAGCATACTGTGGCAATAATTGGTCCCCAGTCTGCTGTAACAGCTCATGTCATATCTCATATTGCTAATGAGCTCCAAGTTCCGCTGCTATCATTTTCGGCTCTAGATCCCACCCTTTCTTCACTTCAGTTCCCATTCTTTATTAGAACTAGTCATAGTGACCTTTATGTGATGACTGCAATAGCAGACTTTGTTGACTACTATGGGTGGAAAGACGTTATTGCTTTCTACGTCGATGATGATAGTGGGAGGAATGGTATTGAAGCTTTAGGTGATAAGCTTGCGGAGAAACGTTGCAGGATCTCATATAAGGCACCTATGAGCCCTGAACCGACCGATGAAGAGATTACAAACGTGCTTGTTCAGGTGGCTTTGGCAGAATCACGGGTTATAGTTGTTCACGTCAACATTTTCTTGGGCCGCAAGGTTTTCGATATTGCAAAGAGTCTTGGGATGATGGGAAGTGGGTATGTCTGGCTAGCCACTACTTTCCTTTCTGGTATACTTGAAATGAATACTCCCTTCCCTGCAGGATTTACAAATAATATTCAAGGTGTTATTACATTTCGTGTATATACACCAGATTCTGAACTCAAAAGAAGGTTTGCTTCTAAATGGAAAAATTTGACTCAAGGGGAGACTGCTAATGACCCCCTTGGATTAAGTGCTTTAGGTCTCTATGCATATGATACTGTTTATGCACTTGCACATGCACTAGATGCATTTTTCAAACAAGGGAACCGAATTACTTTCTCAAAGGATCCAAAATTATCATTACTTCATGGAGACAACTTGGGTCTTGATACATTGAACATCTTCAATGAAGGAAATCTTTTGCGCAGAAGCATATATGAAGTTAACATGACCGGTGTGACTGGTACATTCAGGTATACATCTGACAGAGACCTTGTAAATCCTTCATATGAAATCATGAATGTGGTTGGAACAGGGTTTAGGAGTATTGGTTATTGGTCCAATTACTCTGGATTATCAGTTGATCCTCCAGAAGCTCTTTCTTCCAAACCAGCCAATAATTCCAGGGCTGGTAAAATGTTACGTCCGGTGATTTGGCCTGGAGATACTACCAAAAAACCTCGTGGTTGGGTTTTTCCAAACAATGGAAGGTTATTGAAAATTGGAGTTCCAAAAAGCATTAGTTACCATGAATTTGTCTCACAAGTACCAGGCACCGATACATTTGAGGGATTCTGCATTGAGGTATTTCTTGCTGCAGTGAATTTGTTACCTTATGCTGTCCCCTATAAGTTTATCCCGTTTGGCGATGACCACAGCAATCCTAGCGCCACTGAACTTGTTCGTCTAATCACAACGGGT GAATTTGATGGTGCTGTTGGTGATATTACAATTACCACAGAAAGAACAAAGATGGTGGATTTTACACAACCTTATATTGAGTCTGGTCTAGTGGTGGTAGCACCAGTTAAGAAGACAGATTCGAATGCTTGGGCATTTTTGGCCCCATTTACGCCAATGATGTGGGCAGTCACAGCAATCTTTTTTCTATTTGTGGGAGCTGTTGTTTGGATATTGGAGCATAGAGTGAATGATGATTTTAGGGGCCCTCCCAAGCAACAAATAGTAACTACTTTATG GTTTAGTTTTTCAACCATGTTCTTTTCACAAA AGGAAAATACAGTGAGCACGCTTGGTCGCTTTGTGCTGATTATATGGCTATTTGTAGTTCTTATAGTTAACTCGAGTTACACAGCAAGTCTGACCTCAATCCTCACTGTGCAACAACTTTCTTCACCAATCAAAGGAATTGAAAGTTTAGTGAATGGAAAGGATCCTATTGGCTACACACAAGGTTCTTTTGCGAAAAATTATTTAATCGAGGAAATTGGCATTAATGAATCCAGGCTTGTTGCTCTGAACACACCGGAGGAAGCTGCGAATGCACTAAAAAAGGGTCCCCATGATGGGGGTATCTGTGCATATATTGATGAGCGTGCCTATATGGAGCTCTTCCTTTCAACCCGGTGCGATTTCACTGTTATAGGTCAAGAGTTCACCAGAGATGGTTGGGGATTT GCCTTTCCACGAGACTCTCCGTTAGCAATAGACCTGTCAACAGCAATTCTTGAAATGGCAGAGAGTGGAGACCTACAAAGGATCCACGACAAATGGCTTCTGCGCAGCGCTTGCTTATCACAAGGCACAAAGCTCGAAGTGGAAAGACTAAACCTTAAAAGCTTCTGGGGCCTCTATCTGATCTGTGGCTTTGCCTGCTTCCTTGCACTCTTCATATATCTCATTCAGATAGTTAGGCAGTACATCAAGCACTCCTCAGAGGAAGTTCACCCTGCTGATCAGAGCACGTCATCATCAGGGTCCTCGCGCCTTCGAAGTTTCCTTTCATTTGTAGACGAAAAGGAAGAGAAGGTTAAACACCGTTCCAAGAGAAGGCAAACAGAGATGATCTCATGCCGAAGCAGCATAGTTGGATCATCCATTAGCTTTAGCTCCAACAAAGACTATGCTCATTCATCTCCACACAAAAGTGATGGTGGTAGTGAAGCATAA
- the LOC130983309 gene encoding glutamate receptor 3.6-like isoform X2, translated as MLKVWFLVFIVLSHGFSSTGQDMHNSTVPDVVNIGALFNYNTTFGRTVKIAIRAALEELNANPSILGKTHLNVILQEDSKYRGFLSISEVLQVATKHTVAIIGPQSAVTAHVISHIANELQVPLLSFSALDPTLSSLQFPFFIRTSHSDLYVMTAIADFVDYYGWKDVIAFYVDDDSGRNGIEALGDKLAEKRCRISYKAPMSPEPTDEEITNVLVQVALAESRVIVVHVNIFLGRKVFDIAKSLGMMGSGYVWLATTFLSGILEMNTPFPAGFTNNIQGVITFRVYTPDSELKRRFASKWKNLTQGETANDPLGLSALGLYAYDTVYALAHALDAFFKQGNRITFSKDPKLSLLHGDNLGLDTLNIFNEGNLLRRSIYEVNMTGVTGTFRYTSDRDLVNPSYEIMNVVGTGFRSIGYWSNYSGLSVDPPEALSSKPANNSRAGKMLRPVIWPGDTTKKPRGWVFPNNGRLLKIGVPKSISYHEFVSQVPGTDTFEGFCIEVFLAAVNLLPYAVPYKFIPFGDDHSNPSATELVRLITTGEFDGAVGDITITTERTKMVDFTQPYIESGLVVVAPVKKTDSNAWAFLAPFTPMMWAVTAIFFLFVGAVVWILEHRVNDDFRGPPKQQIVTTLWFSFSTMFFSQKENTVSTLGRFVLIIWLFVVLIVNSSYTASLTSILTVQQLSSPIKGIESLVNGKDPIGYTQGSFAKNYLIEEIGINESRLVALNTPEEAANALKKGPHDGGICAYIDERAYMELFLSTRCDFTVIGQEFTRDGWGFVSLSTRLSVSNRPVNSNS; from the exons ATGCTTAAAGTTTGGTTCTTGGTGTTCATTGTTCTCTCCCATGGGTTCTCATCAACTGGGCAAGACATGCACAATTCCACAGTACCTGATGTTGTAAATATTGGGGCTCTCTTCAATTACAATACCACTTTTGGTAGAACTGTAAAAATTGCGATAAGAGCAGCACTCGAAGAACTGAATGCTAATCCATCTATTCTTGGTAAAACACACTTGAATGTCATACTACAAGAAGATTCTAAATACAGAGGttttctgagcatttctgagg TTTTGCAGGTTGCAACAAAGCATACTGTGGCAATAATTGGTCCCCAGTCTGCTGTAACAGCTCATGTCATATCTCATATTGCTAATGAGCTCCAAGTTCCGCTGCTATCATTTTCGGCTCTAGATCCCACCCTTTCTTCACTTCAGTTCCCATTCTTTATTAGAACTAGTCATAGTGACCTTTATGTGATGACTGCAATAGCAGACTTTGTTGACTACTATGGGTGGAAAGACGTTATTGCTTTCTACGTCGATGATGATAGTGGGAGGAATGGTATTGAAGCTTTAGGTGATAAGCTTGCGGAGAAACGTTGCAGGATCTCATATAAGGCACCTATGAGCCCTGAACCGACCGATGAAGAGATTACAAACGTGCTTGTTCAGGTGGCTTTGGCAGAATCACGGGTTATAGTTGTTCACGTCAACATTTTCTTGGGCCGCAAGGTTTTCGATATTGCAAAGAGTCTTGGGATGATGGGAAGTGGGTATGTCTGGCTAGCCACTACTTTCCTTTCTGGTATACTTGAAATGAATACTCCCTTCCCTGCAGGATTTACAAATAATATTCAAGGTGTTATTACATTTCGTGTATATACACCAGATTCTGAACTCAAAAGAAGGTTTGCTTCTAAATGGAAAAATTTGACTCAAGGGGAGACTGCTAATGACCCCCTTGGATTAAGTGCTTTAGGTCTCTATGCATATGATACTGTTTATGCACTTGCACATGCACTAGATGCATTTTTCAAACAAGGGAACCGAATTACTTTCTCAAAGGATCCAAAATTATCATTACTTCATGGAGACAACTTGGGTCTTGATACATTGAACATCTTCAATGAAGGAAATCTTTTGCGCAGAAGCATATATGAAGTTAACATGACCGGTGTGACTGGTACATTCAGGTATACATCTGACAGAGACCTTGTAAATCCTTCATATGAAATCATGAATGTGGTTGGAACAGGGTTTAGGAGTATTGGTTATTGGTCCAATTACTCTGGATTATCAGTTGATCCTCCAGAAGCTCTTTCTTCCAAACCAGCCAATAATTCCAGGGCTGGTAAAATGTTACGTCCGGTGATTTGGCCTGGAGATACTACCAAAAAACCTCGTGGTTGGGTTTTTCCAAACAATGGAAGGTTATTGAAAATTGGAGTTCCAAAAAGCATTAGTTACCATGAATTTGTCTCACAAGTACCAGGCACCGATACATTTGAGGGATTCTGCATTGAGGTATTTCTTGCTGCAGTGAATTTGTTACCTTATGCTGTCCCCTATAAGTTTATCCCGTTTGGCGATGACCACAGCAATCCTAGCGCCACTGAACTTGTTCGTCTAATCACAACGGGT GAATTTGATGGTGCTGTTGGTGATATTACAATTACCACAGAAAGAACAAAGATGGTGGATTTTACACAACCTTATATTGAGTCTGGTCTAGTGGTGGTAGCACCAGTTAAGAAGACAGATTCGAATGCTTGGGCATTTTTGGCCCCATTTACGCCAATGATGTGGGCAGTCACAGCAATCTTTTTTCTATTTGTGGGAGCTGTTGTTTGGATATTGGAGCATAGAGTGAATGATGATTTTAGGGGCCCTCCCAAGCAACAAATAGTAACTACTTTATG GTTTAGTTTTTCAACCATGTTCTTTTCACAAA AGGAAAATACAGTGAGCACGCTTGGTCGCTTTGTGCTGATTATATGGCTATTTGTAGTTCTTATAGTTAACTCGAGTTACACAGCAAGTCTGACCTCAATCCTCACTGTGCAACAACTTTCTTCACCAATCAAAGGAATTGAAAGTTTAGTGAATGGAAAGGATCCTATTGGCTACACACAAGGTTCTTTTGCGAAAAATTATTTAATCGAGGAAATTGGCATTAATGAATCCAGGCTTGTTGCTCTGAACACACCGGAGGAAGCTGCGAATGCACTAAAAAAGGGTCCCCATGATGGGGGTATCTGTGCATATATTGATGAGCGTGCCTATATGGAGCTCTTCCTTTCAACCCGGTGCGATTTCACTGTTATAGGTCAAGAGTTCACCAGAGATGGTTGGGGATTTGTCA GCCTTTCCACGAGACTCTCCGTTAGCAATAGACCTGTCAACAGCAATTCTTGA
- the LOC130983309 gene encoding glutamate receptor 3.6-like isoform X3, with protein MLKVWFLVFIVLSHGFSSTGQDMHNSTVPDVVNIGALFNYNTTFGRTVKIAIRAALEELNANPSILGKTHLNVILQEDSKYRGFLSISEVLQVATKHTVAIIGPQSAVTAHVISHIANELQVPLLSFSALDPTLSSLQFPFFIRTSHSDLYVMTAIADFVDYYGWKDVIAFYVDDDSGRNGIEALGDKLAEKRCRISYKAPMSPEPTDEEITNVLVQVALAESRVIVVHVNIFLGRKVFDIAKSLGMMGSGYVWLATTFLSGILEMNTPFPAGFTNNIQGVITFRVYTPDSELKRRFASKWKNLTQGETANDPLGLSALGLYAYDTVYALAHALDAFFKQGNRITFSKDPKLSLLHGDNLGLDTLNIFNEGNLLRRSIYEVNMTGVTGTFRYTSDRDLVNPSYEIMNVVGTGFRSIGYWSNYSGLSVDPPEALSSKPANNSRAGKMLRPVIWPGDTTKKPRGWVFPNNGRLLKIGVPKSISYHEFVSQVPGTDTFEGFCIEVFLAAVNLLPYAVPYKFIPFGDDHSNPSATELVRLITTGEFDGAVGDITITTERTKMVDFTQPYIESGLVVVAPVKKTDSNAWAFLAPFTPMMWAVTAIFFLFVGAVVWILEHRVNDDFRGPPKQQIVTTLWFSFSTMFFSQKENTVSTLGRFVLIIWLFVVLIVNSSYTASLTSILTVQQLSSPIKGIESLVNGKDPIGYTQGSFAKNYLIEEIGINESRLVALNTPEEAANALKKGPHDGGICAYIDERAYMELFLSTRPFHETLR; from the exons ATGCTTAAAGTTTGGTTCTTGGTGTTCATTGTTCTCTCCCATGGGTTCTCATCAACTGGGCAAGACATGCACAATTCCACAGTACCTGATGTTGTAAATATTGGGGCTCTCTTCAATTACAATACCACTTTTGGTAGAACTGTAAAAATTGCGATAAGAGCAGCACTCGAAGAACTGAATGCTAATCCATCTATTCTTGGTAAAACACACTTGAATGTCATACTACAAGAAGATTCTAAATACAGAGGttttctgagcatttctgagg TTTTGCAGGTTGCAACAAAGCATACTGTGGCAATAATTGGTCCCCAGTCTGCTGTAACAGCTCATGTCATATCTCATATTGCTAATGAGCTCCAAGTTCCGCTGCTATCATTTTCGGCTCTAGATCCCACCCTTTCTTCACTTCAGTTCCCATTCTTTATTAGAACTAGTCATAGTGACCTTTATGTGATGACTGCAATAGCAGACTTTGTTGACTACTATGGGTGGAAAGACGTTATTGCTTTCTACGTCGATGATGATAGTGGGAGGAATGGTATTGAAGCTTTAGGTGATAAGCTTGCGGAGAAACGTTGCAGGATCTCATATAAGGCACCTATGAGCCCTGAACCGACCGATGAAGAGATTACAAACGTGCTTGTTCAGGTGGCTTTGGCAGAATCACGGGTTATAGTTGTTCACGTCAACATTTTCTTGGGCCGCAAGGTTTTCGATATTGCAAAGAGTCTTGGGATGATGGGAAGTGGGTATGTCTGGCTAGCCACTACTTTCCTTTCTGGTATACTTGAAATGAATACTCCCTTCCCTGCAGGATTTACAAATAATATTCAAGGTGTTATTACATTTCGTGTATATACACCAGATTCTGAACTCAAAAGAAGGTTTGCTTCTAAATGGAAAAATTTGACTCAAGGGGAGACTGCTAATGACCCCCTTGGATTAAGTGCTTTAGGTCTCTATGCATATGATACTGTTTATGCACTTGCACATGCACTAGATGCATTTTTCAAACAAGGGAACCGAATTACTTTCTCAAAGGATCCAAAATTATCATTACTTCATGGAGACAACTTGGGTCTTGATACATTGAACATCTTCAATGAAGGAAATCTTTTGCGCAGAAGCATATATGAAGTTAACATGACCGGTGTGACTGGTACATTCAGGTATACATCTGACAGAGACCTTGTAAATCCTTCATATGAAATCATGAATGTGGTTGGAACAGGGTTTAGGAGTATTGGTTATTGGTCCAATTACTCTGGATTATCAGTTGATCCTCCAGAAGCTCTTTCTTCCAAACCAGCCAATAATTCCAGGGCTGGTAAAATGTTACGTCCGGTGATTTGGCCTGGAGATACTACCAAAAAACCTCGTGGTTGGGTTTTTCCAAACAATGGAAGGTTATTGAAAATTGGAGTTCCAAAAAGCATTAGTTACCATGAATTTGTCTCACAAGTACCAGGCACCGATACATTTGAGGGATTCTGCATTGAGGTATTTCTTGCTGCAGTGAATTTGTTACCTTATGCTGTCCCCTATAAGTTTATCCCGTTTGGCGATGACCACAGCAATCCTAGCGCCACTGAACTTGTTCGTCTAATCACAACGGGT GAATTTGATGGTGCTGTTGGTGATATTACAATTACCACAGAAAGAACAAAGATGGTGGATTTTACACAACCTTATATTGAGTCTGGTCTAGTGGTGGTAGCACCAGTTAAGAAGACAGATTCGAATGCTTGGGCATTTTTGGCCCCATTTACGCCAATGATGTGGGCAGTCACAGCAATCTTTTTTCTATTTGTGGGAGCTGTTGTTTGGATATTGGAGCATAGAGTGAATGATGATTTTAGGGGCCCTCCCAAGCAACAAATAGTAACTACTTTATG GTTTAGTTTTTCAACCATGTTCTTTTCACAAA AGGAAAATACAGTGAGCACGCTTGGTCGCTTTGTGCTGATTATATGGCTATTTGTAGTTCTTATAGTTAACTCGAGTTACACAGCAAGTCTGACCTCAATCCTCACTGTGCAACAACTTTCTTCACCAATCAAAGGAATTGAAAGTTTAGTGAATGGAAAGGATCCTATTGGCTACACACAAGGTTCTTTTGCGAAAAATTATTTAATCGAGGAAATTGGCATTAATGAATCCAGGCTTGTTGCTCTGAACACACCGGAGGAAGCTGCGAATGCACTAAAAAAGGGTCCCCATGATGGGGGTATCTGTGCATATATTGATGAGCGTGCCTATATGGAGCTCTTCCTTTCAACCCG GCCTTTCCACGAGACTCTCCGTTAG